A single genomic interval of Juglans regia cultivar Chandler chromosome 1, Walnut 2.0, whole genome shotgun sequence harbors:
- the LOC109010233 gene encoding glutathione hydrolase 3-like yields the protein MEAPLLGNHGFVNYKKKSWGKAMFFLLAFITITTVGLVLSGGDLKSWKQRGGNRYDKRIGVADDDIIESDQGVVAADDGRCSEIGAAMLRQGGHAVDAAVATALCLGVVYPMASGIGGGAFMIVRSSSTSKTQAFDMRETAPLAASQNMYENNPKSKVAGALAMGVPGEIAGLHQAWLQHGRLAWRTLFQPAIKLAKDGFVISPYLRQHMTKVAKVIMNDPGLRQVFAPNGKLLQAGDACYNIELGRSLEAVAEQGPQVFYNGTVGEKLVKDVREAGGILTMEDLRSYKVDVTDAMAADVLGYTIVGMPPPSSGTVGLSLVLNILDSYGNSNAVRGSLGLHRLVEALKHMFAVRMNLGDPNFVDVSKYVSEMLSPSFAKEIQQKIFDNTTFPPEYYMSRWSQLRDHGTSHFCIVDADRNAVSMTTTVNYPFGAGVISLATGILLNNEMDDFSMPTEITPDKLPPAPTNYIKPNKRPLSSMTPIIVVKDNQLAGVIGGSGGIYIIPAVIQVFLNHFILGMEPLAAIQNPRIYHKLVPNVILYENWTVIDGDHIELPDERKSYLKERGHQLNAIAGGAIVQLVVQTLQNPINNMGGRKHGGDSIANIFRGILTAVSDPRKNGRPAAI from the exons ATGGAAGCTCCACTTCTGGGCAATCATGGGTTTGTCAATTATAAGAAGAAGAGTTGGGGCAAGGCTATGTTCTTCCTTCTTGCATTTATAACCATTACAA CTGTAGGCCTTGTTCTCAGTGGCGGCGACTTAAAATCTTGGAAACAAAGAGGAGGAAACAGATATGATAAGAGAATTGGAGTAGCTGATGATGACATTATTGAGTCAGATCAGGGTGTTGTTGCTGCTGATGATGGCCGATGCTCGGAAATTGGTGCAGCCATGCTTCGACAGGGTGGGCATGCTGTTGATGCTGCAGTGGCAACTGCACTGTGCCTTGGTGTTGTTTATCCGATGGCCAGTGGGATAGGAGGTGGAGCTTTCATGATTGTCCGGTCTTCCTCAACTTCAAAAACCCAAGCTTTTGACATGAGGGAAACTGCTCCATTAGCAGCTTCACAG AACATGTATGAGAATAATCCCAAATCCAAAGTTGCTGGTGCACTCGCAATGGGAGTTCCTGGCGAGATAGCTGGCCTTCACCAAGCTTGGTTACAACATGGGCGTTTGGCTTGGAGGACATTATTCCAACCCGCCATCAAACTTGCAaaagatggatttgtgatttcTCCTTATCTCAGACAACACATGACTAAGGTTGCAAAGGTGATCATGAACGATCCAGGTTTACGACAGGTATTTGCACCAAATGGAAAGCTGTTGCAGGCAGGGGATGCATGCTACAATATAGAACTTGGCCGCAGCTTAGAGGCAGTGGCAGAGCAGGGGCCACAAGTTTTCTACAATGGAACCGTTGGTGAGAAGTTAGTAAAGGATGTGAGAGAGGCAGGTGGGATTTTGACAATGGAGGATTTAAGGAGTTATAAAGTGGATGTAACAGATGCAATGGCGGCGGATGTTTTGGGCTACACCATAGTTGGAATGCCGCCACCTTCAAGTGGAACAGTCGGCCTTTCTCTG GTTTTGAACATCTTGGACAGCTATGGAAATTCAAATGCTGTAAGGGGAAGTCTCGGTCTACATCGCCTGGTCGAGGCACTGAAACACATGTTTGCTGTCCGAATGAACCTGGGTGACCCAAACTTTGTTGACGTAAGTAAATATGTATCTGAAATGCTCTCGCCATCTTTTGCGAAGGAAATTCAGCAAAAGATATTTGACAACACTACTTTCCCTCCAGAATATTATATGAGCAG GTGGAGTCAGCTGAGAGATCACGGCACCAGTCATTTCTGCATTGTAGATGCAGATAGAAATGCAGTATCAATGACCACCACAGTAAATTATCCCTTTGGAGCTGGGGTGATCTCCCTTGCTACTGGGATTCTGTTGAATAATGAGATGGATGACTTCTCGATGCCCACCGAGATCACACCGGACAAACTTCCTCCTGCTCCAACAAATTATATCAAACCGAATAAGAGACCCTTATCATCGATGACTCCGATCATTGTTGTCAAG GATAACCAGCTGGCAGGGGTCATTGGTGGTAGTGGTGGAATATACATAATTCCAGCAGTAATCCAGGTTTTTCTCAACCATTTTATCTTGGGAATGGAACCCTTAGCTGCAATTCAGAACCCAAGAATCTACCACAAG CTAGTACCAAATGTGATTTTGTATGAAAACTGGACTGTGATTGATGGGGATCACATTGAGCTTCCAGATGAAAGAAAGAGTTACTTGAAAGAGAGGGGTCATCAACTGAACGCCATAGCAGGGGGAGCCATCGTCCAGTTGGTTGTTCAAACTCTGCAAAACCCCATCAACAACATGGGTGGTAGGAAACATGGAGGAGATTCTATTGCCAACATATTCCGTGGTATCCTCACTGCTGTAAGTGACCCTAGAAAGAATGGGAGGCCTGCCGCCATTTAA